One segment of bacterium DNA contains the following:
- a CDS encoding phage protease yields MRGLGMPVAILRKGEQAAKGPPTEIRIFRAGINKTTKGSFLFDAEAAAAVMAAFTQYGNELCFDLGHSIPDPSVSVENKKAVGWFTLEVRETDDGPELWAINCRWKKEVAQEIADEEWGYVSPWFYFDESNGRVLEIINCALTNVPATFNAFPLREAADRRTAQLEVGFNTIQSALRSALVRRYGIDPSVCFNGPWIVEVYNDRVVYEMTSKLWQIGYQIVGETAVLQGDPQQVEIQYVPVAQQQFASAVAFKSGPIDSSAGWSGKAAATSVRNWATGEDGKLDLGKYSRAFAAFDAEKPESLDSYKLIHHEVQGGKLVVSRAGCIAAANALEGARGGVDLPEADMKGARDHIGKHYADMEMSPPWEAKASISQPQGAVASTGRASAKETSIMDKAFLSALGLAENAPETEALAKLTRLAADVGELCKLTGKDNPSEALGVATAWKSHAEQLPAAQKQVADLQSAARKAEVTAILDGAPTKVTEAMKPSLLAARPFDKDDDVAWLKAHVEALPTIAALDKANKPNPPATNETGANTAALTHNGKTYEQLSHMEKDALYRSDKATFDALRADSAKRTGK; encoded by the coding sequence ATGCGCGGACTGGGAATGCCGGTCGCGATCCTCCGCAAGGGGGAGCAGGCGGCGAAGGGCCCGCCCACGGAGATCCGCATCTTCCGGGCGGGCATCAACAAGACCACGAAGGGGAGCTTCCTGTTCGACGCAGAGGCCGCCGCTGCCGTCATGGCTGCGTTCACGCAGTACGGCAATGAGCTGTGCTTCGACCTGGGGCACTCGATCCCCGATCCGAGCGTGTCGGTCGAGAACAAGAAGGCGGTCGGCTGGTTCACGCTCGAAGTGCGCGAGACCGACGACGGGCCCGAGCTGTGGGCCATCAACTGCCGGTGGAAGAAGGAAGTCGCACAGGAGATCGCCGACGAGGAATGGGGCTACGTCTCGCCGTGGTTCTACTTCGACGAGTCGAATGGGCGCGTGCTTGAGATCATCAACTGCGCTCTGACGAACGTGCCCGCGACGTTCAACGCGTTCCCGCTGCGCGAGGCCGCCGACCGGCGCACCGCACAGCTCGAGGTGGGGTTCAACACGATCCAGAGTGCGCTTCGCTCCGCGCTGGTGCGCCGCTACGGGATCGATCCTTCGGTGTGCTTCAACGGCCCGTGGATCGTCGAGGTCTACAACGACCGGGTCGTCTACGAGATGACCAGCAAGCTCTGGCAGATCGGCTATCAGATAGTCGGCGAGACCGCCGTGCTGCAGGGCGACCCGCAGCAGGTCGAAATCCAGTACGTGCCAGTTGCCCAGCAGCAGTTCGCATCAGCCGTGGCCTTCAAGTCCGGCCCGATCGACAGCTCCGCAGGCTGGAGCGGCAAGGCAGCGGCTACCAGCGTGCGCAACTGGGCAACGGGCGAGGACGGCAAGCTCGACCTGGGCAAGTACAGCCGCGCGTTCGCTGCGTTCGACGCAGAAAAGCCTGAGTCGCTCGACTCCTACAAGCTCATCCACCACGAGGTGCAGGGCGGAAAACTCGTGGTCTCTCGCGCCGGCTGCATCGCTGCGGCGAACGCCCTGGAAGGCGCGCGCGGCGGGGTCGACCTGCCCGAGGCGGACATGAAGGGGGCAAGGGACCACATCGGCAAGCACTACGCCGACATGGAGATGAGTCCTCCATGGGAGGCGAAGGCAAGCATCTCGCAGCCGCAAGGGGCGGTTGCTTCAACGGGGCGCGCGAGCGCCAAGGAGACGTCCATCATGGACAAGGCATTTCTCAGTGCGCTCGGCTTGGCCGAGAACGCGCCGGAGACCGAGGCGCTCGCGAAGCTGACCCGGCTTGCGGCAGATGTCGGCGAGCTGTGCAAGCTCACCGGCAAGGACAACCCGAGCGAGGCCCTGGGCGTCGCCACTGCGTGGAAGTCGCACGCGGAGCAGCTGCCGGCGGCGCAGAAGCAGGTCGCTGACCTGCAGAGCGCAGCCCGCAAGGCCGAGGTCACGGCGATCCTCGACGGCGCTCCGACCAAGGTCACGGAGGCCATGAAGCCTTCGCTGCTGGCCGCGCGCCCGTTCGACAAGGACGACGACGTGGCCTGGCTCAAGGCCCACGTCGAGGCGCTGCCGACGATCGCGGCGCTTGACAAGGCCAACAAGCCG